The sequence below is a genomic window from Euwallacea similis isolate ESF13 chromosome 1, ESF131.1, whole genome shotgun sequence.
GAAACCGTCAGTGTTATGCCCAAATTTATCAGTAGGAGCTACCCCCTAGAGTGGAACTACAATACGTCTTCATCTATTGTAACGCGATCTTACTTCATCTCCAGCCAGGTTATCAATTATCCAGTTCCTTATGGTAACATTTTCAGAGGAAGACACTGAGGTACATCCTACAGGGCAATGGTGAAGAGCTATCCCTTCAAACAGTGCATTAGTGGCCTGGATCCTGAAGAATTTTGGTTTGGTGACGTTACCCCAAGTCCCTTGGCCGTCCCACCATAACTGGCCCTGTCCATCAAGTAAGGATCCTATAATAGgattttatttagtatttatttacttacttactagttaattttaatttcaccagaTTCCCCTCTAACTGTAATCCCGTTCCCCGATATTGACACTAGAGGACCACTCCATTCGTAGAAAGTAAAAGTGGTTCTCCCTCTAAAGGTCAATGTTGATCCTTCATTAAGGGCAATTTGAAGCTGCTCGCCTCCAGGTACAATAACGCCGTCTATCACAATATCTTGGCAACTTTTTACCATTTCTTCTACATCTTCGTATTGCTTTATAATGCACTGAGCGTCTACGTTGACCCCACCAATGAGTCCTATAGTGGCTAGAAGGGTATTAATGAAAAGGAGGTGTGAAATAGTCATTTTCTGGCTCAAGGCTGAAAATAAGTATGTTTATCCTTTATGAAGGAGTTTGTAGTACCAGTTTGAGTGGTACGTGGgcagataaattattaatgttcaTATTGACGTCAATGTAAAGTATTTGTAAGAGTGCGTGTCGTGTATTTATCCCTTAAAACGGTGTAACTACTTAGAGTATTTAAATCGAGATAAAGGACAAGTGTGGTACCTAAGTGCAATTAGCTCAGTATCGGAGTTTATCTTCCTCTCGTTGTGAtagaacaccttgtataagaAAGTAATAACAACGCATTACTTCGGTAactaagtttattttgctaaatatGACCAACAATTGAGGAGGTGCGACGTTGAGATTTGAGCTCTCCGAGCGGTATTTGCAAACTTTTCTAGAATGACAAGAAGTGCTATGTgtgttttatgaaaatgatcggatttagatatttttaagcaCGTAttgtacaggatgtttcaaaaAGGTGATGCCAAACTAGAGGAAATTATAGAGCATGTTGCCGTAGAACATTTTTGCATACAAATCTTTAATCGAAAATGAACCGTTTTGATTCTGGGAcaattttagctaaaaatgtaatgttttcttattaacACTAAAATACatcgatattttaattatttttattaaaaacaaaacaaaaacaatagtttataataataattcaaaatggtgACTCTTCGCCTCGTTATATAGACTTATCCGTTGAATCATAGAATCGTGCCCCTTTGTAGCATGTGCGGATCTTGTTACACGAAAAGACAGGTGGCCATCACTCTTTCTAACAGCTCCTCGTGGGTGACTATAGAGGTTTCATAGACCAGAAAAATGATGTAActccagaaaaaaatccaatgggGTTAAATCGGGACTTCGTTCTGGCCAACTGAGAGGTCCTCCTCTGTAGACTGGCAACAGATTAAGAAATGAAGTTATCCACGATTTGCCTTTGATGTGTGAATCCCTTCtaaaggttttttaattatctctcTTTACCTTGCATCTAGATTAACCTCCAAATTGTTATTGCAAGAATGTTGCAACAAAACTGTATAAATTAATCATATCTCTGGCGTTTGGTTTAAGTAAATAGTGAGTCGTAATGTTGTCAACAAGATCATGTGCTATTATTTCCAAGTCGTAAATTACGACTTTATTTTCCACGGTTTTAATTCAGTCCGTGGCTAAACTTAATCTCAAAATAGCATCTTCCCCATGTCTGTACGTCACCTCGACGGCAAAATTACATAAAGTAGCCGGTAATTTCCCAAAAGTTTCAGTTCGTAGAGGTTTCGTGGCTGATAAACATCGCAAAAGTGCATCCAGTCATGGCGTTCATGATGCCTGTGGTGAAGAACGACTGGGATATCTACAAGTCCAATCGATCCAGGAAGACCTCCGAATGCAACACCTCTTGCACCAGCCGCACTAGAAAGATATCGGAGTGTGTTTCGGAAGGACATGGAAGTATCTCTAATAACAGATTGATGGAAGCACCTATTCCGAAACACCATTCCGTACCAGATAGAATGCCATCCAGGGCTTTCACGTCTAGATCCAGGACTAGTTCTGAGCACTTACCCAACAGGGCTAAAACCTCTATTCCTTCGGAGAGAAACGTGTCGGCTTCTGCTAGCAACCTGAAGCCCACAAATGGTGGAGGGTGGCTCGATAAGCTCAAGAGGTTTATGAAGAACAGGAAGAAGTCAGAGGAGGAAAGGTTGCAATAGTGTTGCAGTCTTAGTGGGCGTTTAATTTCCGATTTGGACGCAAATCTGCCTGAACAGTAAATTGATAAGGAGATTCTGTCCATAATTTGGGTGGCAGATGGATAACCTCAAGAAGTTCACGAAGAACGAGAGAAAGTCGGACGAGGACGGATCACAATAAGtacttttttagttttagtgaGTTTAGCTTCGCAGGTGTTGGATTCCACACTTTTGAGAATTGAAGATAACATTCTAGATCTTCCCCCGTTGTGGCGCCATCTGTGACAGAAGTTGTGAAGTGATTGAAGATCTCCGCGCAAGTCGGGAATGATTTCTTCTTCAACTGCGCGGGACGCTCCTATTGATCAACGCGGCCCTGCAGCGGCATCTAGTTTCCAGGTCGTGCCTGTGTAAGCGCAATTTCCAACATGGAACGCCAGTCTGCGCAACACGGGTTCTTGGACTTAAAAAACCCGAAAacaatctaaaaatttaaataatggaaTCAACAAAAGCACGTGCTGTTTGTTTTGATTGCGAATCATTTCGCGCTTATGTTTTAAACTGCACGTAAGCCGATGGAATACTACAAACTTATGAGTTATAACTTGAATCATCAATCCCTTCCCTCCGCTGTCCTCGTCCGACACGACCACAAAATATTTCGGTCTTGCCGGAAAGTTCATTCTAGTGGCAGCACGCGACAGAGATAGCGCATACGTGAGCGGTCGTGGTGTTCGATTCATACAAATTTTCGGGACgattcaaaacaaacatggcCTTTATGATGCCGGTAGTGAAGAACGATTGGGACATCTACAAGTCCAATCGTTCTCGCAGAACATCGGAATGTGCCAACACGAATTCCTGTCGTTCTAGAAAGGTCTCCGAGTGCCGTTCAGAGGGTCCAAGCAGCATGTCAACGTCTCCGGGATCGGATTTCATAACGTCTCCTCATCGCTCTGTCCCGGACCGAATGTCCTCGAGACAGTACACTCGCTCGAATTCTGCGAGCTATTCCAGAGCGAGCTCTCAAAGCTTTCAGAGCCCGATGAAGAGCGCTTCTTCGTCGCCGCCGAAGAACAATTCCTCGACAAGTCTCAACAAGTTCCACAACAGGCTGCTGGACAAGTTGAAGAAGACCATGAAGAGCGGCAAGGACGACGAGAGGACCAACTCATGAGGCAAGGAGCGCACCAAAGACGGGAAGAGTGGTGGAACCTCCTAGTGGGACATGAAGAATGGACCAGTAATTCCATTTTAAAGCGGGCTTTTATTTTTGACCGGGCACTATATGTGGGGGCGTGTATAGCTTTAGATGTCTATTATAGCGACTGTAGGTAAATACACACATGAGGTATTTTTACGTGAGAGCGAAATTGATGATATATCACCTGTGATTGTAGGTCTTTGGATGTATTTATTTGAg
It includes:
- the LOC136413546 gene encoding uncharacterized protein; this encodes MAFMMPVVKNDWDIYKSNRSRKTSECNTSCTSRTRKISECVSEGHGSISNNRLMEAPIPKHHSVPDRMPSRAFTSRSRTSSEHLPNRAKTSIPSERNVSASASNLKPTNGGGWLDKLKRFMKNRKKSEEERLQ
- the LOC136408925 gene encoding polygalacturonase-like, whose product is MTISHLLFINTLLATIGLIGGVNVDAQCIIKQYEDVEEMVKSCQDIVIDGVIVPGGEQLQIALNEGSTLTFRGRTTFTFYEWSGPLVSISGNGITVRGESGSLLDGQGQLWWDGQGTWGNVTKPKFFRIQATNALFEGIALHHCPVGCTSVSSSENVTIRNWIIDNLAGDEGVAPTDKFGHNTDGFGISSSRNIVIEDSSVYNQDDCVVFNSGKNITVRNMFCHGSHGFSISVNSSAVEDTIVENSIISMSENGIHVKTHVDAGEGLIRNVLYRNITMLDCKQYGISVEQNYKNLPAGQPQNGPPNNNIPIHNLTLENIFGNVLNGAMPVFVLCAQEGCFDWIWKNVNILGTTENNCTNYAPKGYKC
- the LOC136417802 gene encoding uncharacterized protein; protein product: MAFMMPVVKNDWDIYKSNRSRRTSECANTNSCRSRKVSECRSEGPSSMSTSPGSDFITSPHRSVPDRMSSRQYTRSNSASYSRASSQSFQSPMKSASSSPPKNNSSTSLNKFHNRLLDKLKKTMKSGKDDERTNS